A segment of the Eleutherodactylus coqui strain aEleCoq1 chromosome 6, aEleCoq1.hap1, whole genome shotgun sequence genome:
aTCGGCTGTCTGTACCAACATATAACAATTGAACAGATAGTCTGTTggacatgctgggggttgtagtactaCAGCCCTGTTTGTAGGGTCGATAGATACGACTCCCAGCAGGTCCGACAAGCTGCTATATGACATCACAGGTGGTCTGTGgggaactataactcccagcatgctcacgACTCTCCTTGCAGGGTTGATAGTTCCTGAAATACAGGCAAGTCTTACATGTTTCCTTGATGCagtactacaactgccagcatgaCCAATAGACCATTTGTTAAGTTGCTATGTGTAGACACGGGCAGCCAAtgtgagcatgctgggagttatagtcccACAACACGTTTTGAAGGGCTGCTAGTGATTTGCATACAGATAGACTCTTCCATTTTTCGGTTGCTGtggaactataactcccagcatgctctcagCGTCTGCAGAGCTGATAGTTTTTGCCATACAGGTAACGCTTACATGTTTCCATGATgcagtactacaactcccagcatgtccaaTAGACCATTTCTTAGTTGCTATATGTGGACACAGGCAGCCGATAtgagcatgctgggacttgtagtgcttcAGGCAGACATGTACGGTAACTTCTTACTAGctgtagaactacaactcccaacatgccTACTAGCAGGGTCGCTGGTTGATGTGGAACTACAACACCCAGCTGTACCTAAAATGACTAATGGGGCTGCTGTTTGCTTATACGCAGGACCCTGATGCTCCCCAGCCGCTGTGGTACTACAAGACCCAGCATGCCCAATACGTTGTAGACTTCTGCCGTCAGCCGCTGGCGTACTACAAGACCCAGCAGTCCCCAGTGTAGGTGGCTTATATAACCGCAGTCTGGGATTTTTCTGGGCCTGCAAACTATTTATGGGGCGGCTTACACTCCTGCCTTTGTGGAACTACAAGTCGCAGCCACCCCGCTGCACTGTCCTATATGCTGCTCCGTGTTTTGGGGGCTGTAATGCGCAGTGGCGCCCCCTGTGGATGTCGCTGGCAGCACTTATGATTTCTGGGGATTTCcgtgtaactggctgacggctgAGCTGTCCGGCTCGTTAGCGCGAGGCATGTAGGCGCGTCAATGGGAACCGCGACGATAGAGGTCACATGACTACCACGGCCACGGCATCTGTTCAGCTCTGACTAAGGACTCATTCGCATTGGCGTACTGGCGCCGCGTATTACGTGCAAGATACGCAGTGAATAGCAACAGTGGGTTCGTCACATACGCAACCATATAGGCCATAGAAGCGAATGGGATTGCGCAAATCTGGCGAACCAAAATTGGCGTTTTTCAGTCCGTGAATACACTGAATATTCACGGACCAaaagacgcccgtgtgaatgagccccgagAGCGAATTCTGCTCAAAAGGCGTCAGTGACATTTTGTAGGACGCTCCGAGGGCCGACCGTCTCCGCAGACCGCAGTCATGTGACACCCATTCACATCGgtgcatctctctctgcagatgGAGGAGATCAAGAGAGCGAACCGACTCTACACCAACGACTCCATCTTCCTGAAGAAATACCTCAGCATCCCCGTCCCGACCAACGGGGCGCACACTACGGAGGACGGCGGGACGGCGGGCGCAGAGAAGGAGGCGAGCCGCCCTCAGCGCAGCATGTCCGTGGACGCCCGCAAGGACGACGTGTCCGTCGTGGACTTCATGAGCAAACTGGACACTAGAATCCGCGTCTCCAAGAGGGCGGCGGTCAAGAAGATCCGAGAGGTGGAGTCCACGTAAGTAGCGTTACGCCGCACACGGGCAACGTGATGTCGTCAGAGATCAGATCTGATTGGTCCGTGTTCACACAGCGGGATTTTTGCCTCGTAAGTTTAGATGTCGCAGTCAGCGGGAGGGGGGACCCCTTCCTGCACCCCATCGGTACCCCTccatgggctagcatggcagctaCACATTGATGTCCAGCAAGCCCTGTCTGTGGCAATATCAAAAATCACTTTATACGCGGGTATTGCACTATATAGTACAAGCGAGCAAATggccacaagttcaagtcccccgtgggactaaataaaagtgtaaaaaaaaaaaaaggtttaataaagtttttgttttttttaaaccataaaaaaaagaaaaaaaattcaaagttcAAACTAACCTAAACAATTAAAAACctgacatatttggtatcgccgtttTACGTAAAAGTCAGAACTAATaaaatatcacactatttatcccgcatggtgaggCCGGTCTCACAAGGGCGACGGCGATATCGCTGCTACGTACACAACTTTGTAGCGTCAGTActgcttttttcttgggaaaaacgTAGCATTGAATCACCGCTTCCTGCGACTTTGTTGCGCGATAAAACCGCATGATTTTATAGCAAGAAAGTTaatcggactttctaatgttaaagtctagagatgagcgagtagtgccttagccaagtatctccccgctcgtctctaaagattcgaggggtcggcgccggtgacaggtgagttgcgggggggagagagggagagagagatctccccggctctcccccgccggcccccgaatctttagagatgagcggggagatactcggctaaggcactactcgctcatctctattaaagccccatcgcacgaaaatcgcaagttgatgcgaaaaacaaggaggctccgtagggaaacatgggctacaaaatggcgcaaattgcggctgtatagaatatgccgtgattttgtattctcgcaatgtcgcaggctacaaaacatcactcatgtgaatgagccccttggAAAGCaggggctccacatacatgcgatgTAACACTGTCGCGTTGCTAGAAAATCGTGCGCTTTggagcccgtgtgaaagcggccgaaGGTCAtaataatggaaaaaaacaagagTGGGACGCCAGAATTGCAAATTGTCCAGAAGCTTATCCCTCCCACAGTCCAAGGTATGAAGCACATTCAGGTGGATTCAGCACCGCTTCAATGGGGGGCAGTGTAGAGTTGGGCATCCGGTTCCCAGGTTCACCTTCCTGACATTTAGCAGTAAGAAACTTCAATGTACGGGCAGATATATACctttttcactagagatgagcgaacctactcggccacgcccctttttcgcccgagcgctgcgattttcgggtacttccgtactcgggcgaaaagattcggggggcgccgtgggtgagtggggggttgcatcggggagtggggggggcagagggagagagagagggctcccccctgttccccgctgctacccccctgctccgccacgcctccccccggcgcccccagaatcttttcacccgagtactgaagtactcgaaagtcgcggtgctcgatcgagtaattactcgaaacgagtaggttcgcttatctctatttttTACCTTTCTTTCAGGATTGCCTCAGTTCTCTCCAAAAATGTTGACatttttgttcttttattggaaTAAAAGTATCAGGAAAAGTGTTCTAGATCTACTAATACTGGTATTATTCAGAGAGAATGCCCCCCCTCGTCATCTTCCTGAGCCTCTTGGTTTCCGAAATGAATTATGCTGGTCAGTGACCTCTCTGTATTTCTTGacctcctgactagagatgagcgagcatgctcggtcaaGGAGATTACTCcagcgagcatcggcattttcgagtaactgcctactcctccaaaaagattcggggggggggggggggggggggggagagagagagacctcctcccctctcccccgccccccccccccccttcccgaatcttttcggacgagtaggcagttactcgaaaatgccgatgctcgctgGAGTAATCTCCTTGACCGAgcatgctcgcccatctctactcctgacccGATGGGTCTGAAACTTGAGCTTTTTATTCTAGTAGCGAACAAATGTGCAAAGTTTTGTAAAAAGGCGAGCTGCTCGGCTGTTGCCCCTCGGGTGATTTGTCCTGAAATGACCCACCCATGTCAGACCTGCATCACTGGACACTCAGAAATGAGGCCTGCAGGTTCGGTGCCATTAGGCCAGTATGTATAAGGGATGATTATGTCCCAGAGTTCCCCCTTCATCATGGAGGACACATTTTTAATGGTGTTTCTTACTTTCAGAGCCCAGGAGGAAGCTTCAACCCCTGAAGAAGCCGTCCGATACCAAGGCCCCAGAGGAGAAGGCTCCCCCCAAACTGCCCAGCGTTCCCTGCTCGGACCGGTCCCTCTTACCGTCACCACGCGGGCGTCTGCCCTCCGAGACCGAGAGGATGAGATATTCAAACTCTGACCTCTGCCTGTTTTATTTCATTTcgtgttcttctttttttttctttttctttttttttttcaaaaaatgttgaaaaatgattttaaaatgtaaatttcTGCATTCGGACACGGAAATTCCAAATTCTTCGATATGCGGCTGAAATCGCGTGCCGTGACCAGGGGTGTAAAAGTTCTTAAGAAattgagttttttgttttttttaactttttttttatttttacatttttttatatttcatttttttcatttttatatttttaatttttgagcTTAAGAACCAATAgaaatacaaattttttttttgtactttttttttaaatctcagggTCTATAAATTAGAAATCCTATGCACACATAATTCTGGCGCTCATCCATCCGTGTACGAAAGAGACGCCATTCACGCCATATTCATAATGATTAGATTTTTAATATGTACACACTCTATGGCAAAAGTTTGTGCACCCCTGAACGCCTTCTCCATATGTGCTGTTATTGAAAAACTACGTACAATTGAGTGATTAGGATCTGGCTTTACACTTTTTCAGCCGCCACTTGGCATTGTGCGTCAAAGGCCCGTGCTCGACGATGATGAGCAGTTCTGCTGATGTTACTGCCACCTGGAGGTTTTCTCAGTAAATGCACTTATAAATGACCACGGCAACTCTAGGAGAGCGGACATCTGATCAAATGACCCGTTGGGCAGGTGGTGTCTTATGATAGTGCCCCGTCGCTGGTCTCCTTACCCTTCTATGGTAGTGTTTGTCTAATGGAGCCCTCTGTATGCTGTATTTGATGGGCTTGGCTGCAATgtcttggggagggggggggcacatacttttggACATATATTGCAGGTATAGTTCTAGCAACAGTTGTGACATTTTGTTCTCAgctcagcaggtggcgccattgttctGGGATGTGTTACACGTTCCTTTGGTACCTGCGGTAATCCCGTGTCTTTGTGCCTATAACCCGTTCTACCGATACCATGATGTTCATTTTAAATGCTTTTCTGCACAGCTGTAAACGATTTGCCGTAAAGCGTCATTTCTGCCGTTAATATTCTGTACGATGTTCTATTTCATGGCGGACGTGTGAGGATGTTACACTACAGCTCAGCTTAATGTTATCGTTGGTTCACAATGGTCAGGCTGGAATCTCTGGACGGTGTAGACCTTTTTCTTACCCCCAGAGCTGTAAGCGGTGGTTAAAGTCCTGGTCACTTACCCGCGGCGCACACCGACCTTTGAACCACGGCTGTATAATATGTAAATACTTAAGATGTTATACAATAACTACCGGGAGTTCTGAGAATTTCCActgggttgtcacccagctttatcAGGCACctgaacagttaaaggggttgtaactaTCGATTGTGggcaggataggccaccaatagtaaatcagtgggggtctgccgtGTGGGattccctctgatcagctgttctctgggtcaTTGTTTTGGGGCACTGAgcagaattctgcaggaagcttaCAGCTCCGTTTCCATTGcggtggtcaggcttggtattacaggcacaacTCACATTGAAGCGAATGGGAACTCTGCTTGTAATACTAAGTATGGACACTACaatggaaatggagctgtctgcttccttcaatAATTGGCTCAGTGCCCAAAaacactggcccagagaacagctgatcagagggaatCCCACacggtggacccccactgatttactATTGGGGGCCTATCCTTTAATCAGCCTAGTTATTCCACACTCACTCAAGCCCTTAAAGGAGTTGGGTCAAGATGCTTAATTCCTCGCAGAATGCAGGGTGAACAGCTGATGACACCTCACCCCGGTCTTTTTACCCCCGCAATCAGATGATTTTGCCGAGTGAAGTTGCAGCCAGAtacacattttccctgcagtgacctctgcagggaaaatgtagtattacacgaTGGCCATTCACATAAAGATCCACCAAAATGGGAGCTGTTCTTAGTGAGCGGCTCTTCATTCTGGGTCATAGCGGGGGGTCCTGGACATGTGATCCCACTCTATAAGGGTCATGTACCCTAATAGAGCATATGAACAAGGGTTGTGCAACGAGCACTACCCCTTTAACACCTTCACAACATCCAAAGTACATGTACATTGGATGCATGCAGGGGTTCTGTGGAGCGGGTACCAAGTTTACTCCATACACAGCGGGTGTTGGCTGTGACACCCGGCCGCAGCAGCTGGAATTGGAGATAAGcctgatcgtggctattaactaTTTAACTATCCCTGTTAATTTTGAGGCTTATTTCACATAGGCAAATGCTATATCGGGCCGTGAACCCCGTTTTTGCGCTCCCCAACGTGCGACGTCCCAACAGAGGTGTTTTTGTgctaaaaccgcctcgcatcacttcagagaAGTAGCAATCCCCCGCAGCGGCTTTTAGCAGTTGTGAAGGATCGCGGAGtgtcccccattgctttcaatgggtaaacctcgcACACCCTGCCATGCTGTACTGGCCTTATTGATGATAATGGGCAATGCGAGGCATTCCGAAGgagcacccaaagataggacatgctgtgatcttgTCCCGCGATTTGGGAAAATATCACTCATGCAtatgaccacattcaaaagaatagagttcatatttgtgagtctcgcaacacacaaatctcactcgattttcttggccgtgtgaaactggcctgacATTTGCGCTTGGCAAGTTcggcctgtcccattgaaaatgaatggaatagcactgtgcatgcgccactgccactccattcactttcctcCTCACTGATTGGGGACAGGGTGTGTGTAGCAAGCCTGCAGTGAGAAGGTTTCGGAAAATGGGaacccccattcttgtgatcagtggggtctcaacgGTCGGACCTCCACCAGTCGGTTAGTCTTGACCAATCCAGCGGATGAGTGAAAACTTGGAACAATGTCCAGGCTCTGGTTGTACCCCTTAATAGTATAGACTCCATATCGAACCCTTTGCCTATATACATTGTCTGCTGGTTAAGTGTCCCGCCTGCGGCGCTGCGGTTATAGAAGACCAAATAGCTTAGACTTTGACTCATTTATAGGTTTCTACTCAGTATTAGTGGAAGAGGTCTATTTCATTGGATTTCTTTAGAGAGCTACAGACGCCCCGCGGCTTCGTTTGAGATTATGCTTACGTTTTATAGAAATTTTGTATcaaattatttattatttttagtgTTGATTTTGTGAAAGTTggccaaaataataataaaaaaagtgaattaaaaatatTGTAATTTCTTCATTAAACTCTTCTGTCACATAAAGTTTTGTAAAAATAGGTTAATGTGTGCAATTGTTGGAGACTTTAGTTGAAAGGGATTAAATTTAAGATTTATgagatttttctttcattttttttaaagggtcactccagcTAAAACACATTTTCCCAATGCTGTCCCCCTCACCTTATTGACTGTTACACTcttgaggtctcctctgtgtattgccaCCATTCtcctgcagtgcagcctcttgt
Coding sequences within it:
- the LYSMD1 gene encoding lysM and putative peptidoglycan-binding domain-containing protein 1; its protein translation is MEDRAGDCGLLRGSRTRSYGSLVQSSYSPARVRKVEHLVQPGDTLQGLALKYGVTMEEIKRANRLYTNDSIFLKKYLSIPVPTNGAHTTEDGGTAGAEKEASRPQRSMSVDARKDDVSVVDFMSKLDTRIRVSKRAAVKKIREVESTAQEEASTPEEAVRYQGPRGEGSPQTAQRSLLGPVPLTVTTRASALRDREDEIFKL